The Austwickia sp. genome includes a region encoding these proteins:
- a CDS encoding acyltransferase, giving the protein MTSASSVGLPPSRAANAFGLLRLVMASAVIVSHAFPIGGFGADPTYRLFRGQADLGDLAVLGFFAISGFLITRSGASGSVRAFLWRRALRILPAFWVVLLVGALVVGPISYAASHDGLAGYWHLGAQGPAAYVLRNGALHISDYGIDGVFVGSAYGQVHGVDAVNGSLWSLFFECLCYLGVAAAMALGLLRSRARRALPALLAVVLVVVQLAPYVGVCARLVERVTIGSGGPELYLAFGCGAVAALFPERIRWSAPAATLAVGATAATLLAGGFLGVGVVALSYAVLAAAHLAPSWACRIGAVNDVSYGVYIYAWPVAMLLQQFGIAGAGLLPFLAGTLFGAVALAAGSWFLVERPAMRWKSRGPGRPPGRTFSGRGAPARDKSPVGARDCTASRGARAGVTMTKVERPSPGPV; this is encoded by the coding sequence ATGACCAGCGCGTCTTCCGTCGGCCTGCCACCGTCGCGGGCGGCCAATGCCTTCGGGTTGCTGCGGCTGGTCATGGCGAGCGCCGTGATCGTCTCGCATGCCTTCCCGATCGGCGGGTTCGGAGCCGACCCGACGTACCGCCTCTTTCGGGGCCAGGCCGACCTCGGGGACCTCGCGGTCCTCGGATTCTTCGCGATCAGCGGTTTTCTCATCACGCGCAGCGGCGCGTCGGGCAGCGTCCGGGCGTTCCTGTGGCGCCGCGCGCTGCGGATCCTGCCGGCCTTCTGGGTGGTCCTGCTGGTCGGCGCGCTGGTCGTGGGGCCGATCTCGTACGCGGCCAGCCACGACGGTCTCGCCGGATACTGGCATCTCGGCGCCCAGGGCCCCGCGGCGTACGTGCTGCGCAATGGCGCCCTCCACATCTCCGATTACGGCATCGACGGCGTCTTCGTCGGCAGCGCGTACGGGCAGGTGCACGGCGTCGACGCGGTGAACGGCAGCCTGTGGAGCCTCTTCTTCGAATGCCTGTGCTACCTCGGCGTAGCCGCGGCGATGGCGCTGGGGCTGCTGCGCTCGCGCGCCCGCCGCGCGTTGCCGGCGCTGCTCGCGGTGGTGCTGGTCGTCGTCCAGCTCGCGCCGTACGTCGGGGTCTGCGCCCGGCTGGTCGAACGGGTGACGATCGGCAGCGGCGGTCCGGAGCTGTACCTGGCGTTCGGTTGCGGGGCCGTGGCCGCGCTCTTCCCGGAGCGGATCCGGTGGTCGGCGCCGGCGGCGACGCTCGCTGTGGGCGCGACGGCCGCGACGTTGCTGGCGGGCGGATTCCTCGGGGTCGGCGTGGTCGCCCTCTCGTACGCCGTGCTGGCGGCGGCGCACCTTGCGCCCTCGTGGGCCTGCCGCATCGGCGCCGTGAACGACGTCTCCTACGGCGTCTACATCTACGCGTGGCCGGTCGCGATGCTGCTGCAGCAGTTCGGCATCGCCGGGGCCGGGCTGCTGCCCTTCCTCGCCGGCACGCTGTTCGGCGCGGTGGCGCTTGCCGCGGGAAGCTGGTTCCTCGTGGAGCGTCCGGCGATGCGGTGGAAGTCCCGCGGTCCGGGCCGGCCGCCCGGGCGGACGTTTTCTGGCCGTGGGGCTCCCGCCCGCGACAAAAGTCCTGTTGGGGCGCGCGATTGCACGGCGTCTCGGGGCGCGAGGGCTGGTGTTACCATGACCAAGGTCGAGCGTCCAAGTCCGGGGCCGGTCTAG
- a CDS encoding MerR family transcriptional regulator: protein MKIGEVAERTGLSLRTIRHYDETGLVVPSARTTGGFRMYTAAEVARLLVIKRMKPLGYTLEEMADLLTTLDELGGPWMPDSDRSYAVREASGSNRADDLRRLDAYIADADERLTKLRERAAMAEEFARTLRYQAERHRHESPRG from the coding sequence ATGAAGATCGGCGAGGTAGCCGAACGAACGGGCCTGAGCCTGCGCACGATCCGGCACTACGACGAGACCGGCCTGGTCGTCCCTTCGGCGCGCACGACGGGCGGATTCCGGATGTATACGGCCGCCGAGGTCGCCCGCCTCCTGGTCATTAAGCGGATGAAGCCGCTCGGCTACACGCTGGAGGAGATGGCCGACCTGCTCACGACCCTCGACGAGCTCGGCGGGCCGTGGATGCCGGACAGCGACCGGTCGTACGCCGTGCGGGAGGCGTCGGGGTCCAACCGGGCCGACGACCTGCGTCGCCTGGACGCGTACATCGCCGACGCCGACGAGCGGCTGACGAAGCTGCGGGAGCGGGCCGCGATGGCCGAGGAGTTCGCCCGCACGCTGCGCTACCAGGCCGAGCGGCACCGGCACGAATCGCCGCGGGGCTAA
- a CDS encoding alpha-D-glucose phosphate-specific phosphoglucomutase, translating to MTSSRAGTVAQPQDLVDVAHLVTAYYTQHPDPENIDQQVAFGTSGHRGSSLKTAFNEDHILATTQAIVDYRRQQGFDGPLFIGRDTHGLSEPAWASALEVLAANEVTVLVDDHDGYTPTPAVSHAILVANRGKIRGVDDLPANAGLADGIVVTPSHNPPSDGGFKYNPPHGGPADTDATKWIAAAANAYIKAGLEGVKRIPFARARAAATAYDFLGRYVDDLPHVVDIAKIKEAGLHIGADPLGGASVEYWGAIAERHGIDLTVINPLVDATWRFMTLDWDEKIRMDCSSPSAMASLIENRAAFQISTGNDADSDRHGIVTPDAGLMNPNHYLAVAIQYLYGGGRPAWPADGFIGKTLVSSSMIDRVAADLGRKLVEVPVGFKWFVPGLLDGSGPFGGEESAGASFLRFDGSVWTTDKDGIILALLASEILAATGKSPSEHYAELVAKHGEPAYARVDAPANREEKAKLGALTPAAVTASELAGEPITAKLTEAPGNGAKIGGLKVTTESAWFAARPSGTEDVYKIYAESFKGPDHLAQVQEQAREVVSAALSS from the coding sequence ATGACCTCATCGCGAGCGGGCACAGTGGCCCAGCCCCAGGACCTCGTTGACGTCGCGCATCTCGTCACGGCGTACTACACGCAGCACCCCGACCCGGAGAACATCGACCAGCAGGTGGCGTTCGGCACCTCGGGGCATCGCGGCTCCAGCCTGAAGACCGCCTTCAACGAGGACCACATCCTCGCGACGACGCAGGCCATCGTCGACTACCGGCGGCAGCAGGGCTTCGACGGTCCCCTGTTCATCGGCCGGGACACCCACGGCCTGTCCGAGCCGGCCTGGGCCAGCGCGCTGGAGGTGCTCGCGGCTAACGAGGTGACGGTGCTGGTCGACGACCACGACGGTTACACCCCCACCCCGGCCGTGAGCCACGCGATCCTCGTGGCCAACCGCGGCAAGATCCGCGGCGTGGACGACCTGCCCGCGAACGCCGGGCTCGCCGACGGGATCGTGGTCACGCCCTCGCACAACCCGCCCAGCGACGGCGGGTTCAAGTACAACCCGCCGCACGGCGGGCCCGCCGACACCGACGCCACGAAGTGGATCGCGGCGGCGGCGAACGCCTACATCAAGGCGGGCCTCGAGGGGGTCAAGCGGATTCCGTTCGCGCGGGCCCGGGCCGCGGCGACGGCGTACGACTTCCTGGGCCGCTACGTCGACGACCTGCCCCACGTGGTCGACATCGCCAAGATCAAGGAGGCCGGGCTGCACATCGGGGCCGACCCGCTCGGCGGGGCGAGCGTCGAATACTGGGGCGCCATCGCGGAGCGGCACGGCATCGACCTCACGGTCATCAACCCGCTGGTCGACGCCACCTGGCGGTTCATGACGCTGGACTGGGACGAGAAGATCCGGATGGACTGCTCCTCCCCCTCGGCGATGGCGAGCCTCATCGAGAACCGCGCCGCCTTCCAGATCAGCACCGGCAACGACGCCGACTCCGACCGGCACGGCATCGTCACCCCCGACGCGGGCCTGATGAACCCGAACCACTACCTGGCGGTGGCGATCCAATACCTGTACGGCGGGGGGCGCCCCGCCTGGCCCGCCGACGGCTTCATCGGCAAGACCCTGGTCAGCTCCTCGATGATCGACCGCGTCGCCGCCGACCTCGGCCGCAAGCTCGTGGAGGTGCCGGTGGGCTTCAAGTGGTTCGTGCCCGGCCTGCTCGACGGGTCCGGCCCGTTCGGTGGCGAGGAGTCCGCGGGCGCGAGCTTCCTGCGCTTCGACGGCAGCGTGTGGACCACCGACAAGGACGGCATCATCCTCGCGCTGCTGGCCAGCGAGATCCTCGCGGCGACCGGCAAGTCCCCGAGCGAGCACTACGCGGAGCTGGTCGCCAAGCACGGCGAGCCGGCGTACGCGCGGGTCGACGCCCCCGCGAACCGCGAGGAGAAGGCCAAGCTCGGCGCGCTCACCCCGGCCGCGGTCACGGCCAGCGAGCTGGCGGGCGAGCCGATCACGGCCAAGCTCACCGAGGCCCCGGGCAACGGGGCGAAGATCGGCGGCCTCAAGGTCACCACGGAGAGCGCCTGGTTCGCCGCTCGGCCGTCCGGGACCGAGGACGTCTACAAGATCTACGCCGAGTCCTTCAAGGGCCCGGACCACCTGGCGCAGGTCCAGGAACAGGCCCGCGAGGTCGTCTCGGCGGCCCTGTCGTCGTGA
- a CDS encoding tetratricopeptide repeat protein, which produces MSLPGSSPSLRGAVDLSALGRPAPTPSAAGAASGITLDVTDANLEEAILLTRDVPALFVLWDGQAAQTKQALDNAVAAAERVAGRLRVCSVDIRKAPGTAQAFQVQQVPVTLAIIAAQPVPLFPGVQPVAQLDAVVAQVLQLAAQHGVTGRFDAGVAEGDVEAGGPDLPVAHATAYDAIERGDYAAAVTAYEQALKDNPADADAKAGLAQVQLLQRVATVDAPAARAAAAADPRDIDAQLLVADLDLSGGHVEDAFARLVDLIRATVDEDRDRVRTHLLGLFEVVGTADERVAKARRALMSALF; this is translated from the coding sequence ATGAGCTTGCCCGGATCCTCGCCCTCCCTACGCGGCGCCGTCGACCTGTCCGCCCTGGGCCGCCCCGCCCCCACCCCCTCGGCCGCCGGCGCGGCCTCCGGGATCACCCTCGACGTCACGGACGCCAACCTCGAAGAGGCGATCCTGCTCACCCGCGACGTACCGGCCCTCTTCGTCCTGTGGGACGGGCAGGCGGCCCAGACGAAGCAGGCGCTGGACAACGCCGTCGCCGCGGCCGAGCGGGTCGCCGGCCGGCTTCGGGTGTGCTCGGTGGACATCCGCAAGGCGCCGGGCACCGCGCAGGCGTTCCAGGTGCAGCAGGTCCCGGTCACCCTGGCGATCATCGCCGCCCAGCCCGTGCCGCTGTTCCCCGGCGTGCAGCCGGTGGCCCAGCTCGACGCCGTCGTGGCGCAGGTCCTGCAGCTAGCGGCGCAGCACGGCGTCACCGGCCGGTTCGATGCCGGGGTCGCCGAGGGCGACGTCGAGGCGGGCGGACCCGACCTGCCGGTGGCGCATGCGACGGCGTACGACGCCATCGAGCGCGGCGACTACGCGGCGGCGGTCACGGCGTACGAGCAGGCCCTCAAGGACAACCCGGCCGACGCGGACGCGAAGGCCGGTCTCGCGCAGGTGCAGCTCCTGCAGCGCGTGGCCACGGTGGACGCCCCCGCAGCGCGGGCCGCGGCCGCCGCCGACCCACGCGACATCGACGCGCAGCTGTTGGTCGCCGACCTGGACCTGTCCGGCGGCCATGTGGAGGACGCGTTCGCGCGGCTCGTGGACCTGATCCGGGCGACCGTGGACGAGGACCGGGACCGGGTGCGGACCCACCTGCTGGGCCTGTTCGAGGTGGTCGGCACCGCCGACGAGCGGGTGGCCAAGGCCAGGCGGGCCCTGATGAGCGCGCTCTTCTGA